A stretch of the Clostridium botulinum genome encodes the following:
- the spoIIAA gene encoding anti-sigma F factor antagonist, which translates to MKLKFEDREDILIVHMDGELDHHTAEEVRNRLDDRIERNGVNKLIMDFLNVSFMDSSGIGVVIGRYKKVSNRGGKVCMIGATGAVKRVFELSGIFKIIPLYDNVEEALANI; encoded by the coding sequence ATGAAGCTAAAATTTGAAGACAGAGAAGATATTCTAATAGTACATATGGACGGTGAATTAGATCATCATACTGCTGAAGAGGTTAGAAATAGATTAGATGATAGAATTGAAAGAAATGGAGTTAATAAACTTATAATGGATTTTTTAAATGTTAGTTTTATGGATAGTTCAGGTATAGGAGTTGTAATAGGAAGATATAAAAAAGTTTCTAATAGGGGTGGAAAAGTATGCATGATAGGTGCTACAGGAGCAGTTAAGCGAGTATTCGAATTATCAGGAATCTTTAAAATAATTCCGTTATATGATAATGTAGAAGAAGCATTAGCGAATATATAG
- a CDS encoding Eco57I restriction-modification methylase domain-containing protein, protein MYDLFLDKLNELYNIINTPIDRTFKTMAIDKYKKVLNIGKEKFSDTYMDLKEKEKIKENGVVYTPKEIANYIVENVIFKEDIINNPYIKILDPSCGCGDIIIVCYEKLKTIYEENLEFINEVNKINLKKEDISKHIVKNNLYGFDIDEIALKILAIDLFEVSGYFYENNLKKQDFLLEKFSEKFNIIVGNPPYVGHKSIDKEYAKKLKMNFKDIYKDKGDISYCFFQQAINNLSKKGKLSFITSRYFIESPSGEELRKILKEVCSLYKIVDFYGIRPFKKIGVDPVIIFLTNEQNIQEEIQVIKPQKFSKKEESNFYKSLFLKQGEYYKSFYINKNYLNNKGWILRDKKERDIISKIEEISFTHLYNICDSYQGIITGCDKAFVVDNEAIIKENLEKDIIKPWIKSSYIDKKEVHIKDTYLIYSDLIKDTNEYPNIIKHIETEKDKLLNRRECKKGVRKWYELQWGRKKEIFEKKKIVFPYKANRNKFSIDSKGCYFSADVYSLILKEGVPFTYRYLISLLNSKAYEFYFQSFAKKLGYNLYEYYPNNIMKLCIPTMGDKEELTEDDINTIFNFTEEEINIIEDNYEKGI, encoded by the coding sequence ATGTATGACCTTTTTTTGGACAAATTAAATGAACTATATAATATAATTAATACACCTATAGATAGAACATTTAAAACTATGGCAATAGATAAATATAAAAAGGTTTTAAATATAGGCAAAGAAAAATTTTCTGATACATATATGGATTTAAAAGAAAAAGAAAAAATAAAGGAAAACGGTGTTGTATATACTCCGAAGGAAATAGCTAATTATATAGTTGAGAATGTTATTTTTAAAGAAGATATAATAAACAATCCATATATAAAAATACTTGATCCATCTTGTGGATGTGGGGATATTATAATAGTATGTTATGAAAAATTAAAAACCATTTATGAGGAAAATTTAGAATTCATAAATGAAGTGAATAAAATTAATTTAAAAAAAGAAGATATATCTAAACATATAGTTAAAAATAATTTATATGGATTTGATATAGATGAAATAGCACTTAAAATATTAGCCATAGATTTATTTGAAGTAAGTGGATATTTTTATGAGAACAATTTAAAAAAACAAGATTTTTTATTGGAGAAGTTTAGTGAAAAGTTCAATATAATAGTAGGAAATCCTCCTTATGTTGGACATAAATCTATAGATAAAGAATATGCAAAAAAACTAAAGATGAATTTTAAAGATATATATAAAGATAAAGGTGATATTTCTTATTGTTTTTTTCAACAAGCTATTAATAATTTAAGCAAAAAGGGAAAATTATCATTTATAACATCGAGATATTTTATAGAATCACCAAGTGGAGAAGAACTTAGAAAAATATTAAAAGAAGTTTGTAGTCTTTATAAGATAGTTGATTTTTATGGTATAAGACCTTTCAAGAAGATAGGAGTAGATCCAGTTATAATTTTTTTGACTAATGAACAAAATATACAGGAAGAAATACAAGTTATAAAGCCACAAAAATTTTCTAAAAAAGAAGAAAGTAACTTTTATAAGTCATTGTTTTTAAAACAAGGGGAGTATTATAAAAGTTTTTATATAAATAAAAATTATCTAAACAATAAAGGGTGGATATTAAGAGATAAAAAAGAAAGGGATATAATATCTAAGATAGAGGAAATAAGTTTTACTCATTTATATAATATTTGTGATAGTTATCAAGGAATAATAACAGGATGTGATAAAGCATTTGTAGTAGATAATGAAGCAATTATAAAAGAAAATTTAGAAAAAGATATTATAAAGCCTTGGATTAAAAGTAGCTATATAGATAAAAAAGAAGTACATATAAAAGATACATATTTGATATATTCAGATTTAATAAAGGATACCAATGAATATCCAAATATAATAAAACATATAGAAACTGAAAAAGATAAACTTTTAAATAGAAGAGAATGTAAAAAAGGTGTACGAAAGTGGTATGAACTTCAATGGGGAAGAAAAAAAGAGATTTTTGAGAAAAAAAAGATAGTATTTCCATATAAGGCCAATAGAAATAAATTTAGTATAGATTCAAAAGGATGTTATTTTAGTGCTGATGTTTATTCATTGATTTTAAAAGAAGGAGTGCCATTTACTTATAGATATCTAATTTCACTATTAAACAGTAAGGCGTATGAATTTTATTTTCAAAGCTTTGCAAAAAAATTAGGATATAATTTATATGAATATTACCCTAACAATATAATGAAATTATGTATTCCAACAATGGGTGATAAAGAAGAATTAACTGAAGATGACATAAATACAATATTTAATTTTACTGAAGAAGAAATAAACATAATAGAAGATAATTACGAAAAAGGTATTTAG
- a CDS encoding cyclodeaminase/cyclohydrolase family protein, whose amino-acid sequence MKLQKKMLLEEYINKLSSKEPTPGGGSAAALVSSLSSSLTAMMLNLTVGKKLYESYDDKLKKNIDETLKKSSEYNDLFLDYMDKDEEAFLTLMDAFKLPKNDDEEKSIRKKEIEKGYEKALMIPLNLARKSLKFYKEILTTVKYGNPNLISDGGVAAILLYSAVESCMLNVKINLSGITDESKRENIIKECNSILEKALNYKIDIMEIVESKI is encoded by the coding sequence ATGAAATTGCAAAAAAAAATGTTATTAGAAGAATATATAAATAAATTATCATCAAAGGAACCCACTCCAGGTGGAGGAAGTGCAGCAGCACTTGTATCATCATTAAGTAGTTCGTTAACGGCTATGATGCTAAATTTAACTGTTGGTAAAAAATTGTATGAGAGCTATGATGATAAGTTAAAAAAGAATATAGATGAAACTTTAAAAAAATCAAGTGAATATAATGACTTGTTTTTGGATTATATGGATAAAGATGAAGAAGCTTTTTTAACATTGATGGATGCATTTAAATTACCTAAAAATGATGATGAAGAAAAATCTATAAGAAAAAAAGAAATAGAAAAAGGTTATGAAAAGGCGTTGATGATACCATTAAATTTAGCAAGAAAATCTTTAAAGTTTTATAAAGAAATACTTACTACAGTTAAATATGGTAACCCTAATTTAATATCAGATGGAGGGGTTGCTGCTATATTATTATATAGTGCTGTTGAAAGTTGTATGTTGAATGTTAAGATAAATTTAAGTGGCATCACAGACGAATCAAAAAGAGAAAATATAATTAAGGAATGTAATAGTATATTAGAGAAAGCATTAAATTATAAAATAGATATAATGGAAATTGTAGAATCAAAAATATAG
- a CDS encoding transposase, which translates to MIITLNIQSENIYFKIFETVNIAFNKLGINTRKAKGRPPKYSDQQIVACIIYGVNNSIFSLRELEYKIKQDIVFQKIIGLKEVPDHSTFSLRAIALEKYVYYGIYAMLIELINPSTRICAIDGTALRSSLYDSEARYGKGTRLGRYKGYKLHCTACVCDSILPLSFSITTANVYDNQVQGLLYELKTYNPFIVLADAAYDDAQWFKVSKTLEYNLLTDVNMRKAKSIESFNNESRYKNALFMQSPIGKNLYKNRLKIEQLFSILKGLYNLENPRLYGQKRYERHVKWVLLSYLIDEFNKVNSKINSRKYPWNL; encoded by the coding sequence ATGATTATAACATTAAATATACAAAGCGAAAACATTTATTTTAAAATTTTTGAAACTGTTAATATTGCATTTAATAAACTTGGCATTAATACTAGAAAAGCTAAAGGTAGACCGCCTAAATATTCAGATCAACAAATTGTTGCATGTATAATATATGGTGTAAATAATAGTATTTTTAGTCTTAGAGAACTTGAATATAAAATTAAACAAGATATTGTATTTCAAAAGATTATAGGTTTAAAAGAAGTTCCTGACCATTCTACATTTTCTTTAAGAGCGATAGCTTTAGAAAAATACGTGTACTATGGCATTTATGCTATGCTTATTGAACTTATAAATCCATCAACTAGAATTTGTGCTATTGATGGCACTGCATTAAGGAGCTCATTATATGATAGCGAAGCTAGGTATGGAAAAGGAACTCGACTTGGCAGATATAAAGGATATAAGTTACATTGTACCGCTTGTGTATGTGATAGTATATTACCTTTGTCATTTTCTATAACTACTGCAAATGTATATGATAATCAAGTCCAAGGATTGTTATATGAACTCAAAACTTATAATCCATTTATTGTACTTGCCGATGCTGCTTATGATGATGCTCAATGGTTTAAAGTTTCTAAAACTCTAGAATATAACTTATTAACAGATGTAAATATGCGTAAAGCAAAGAGTATAGAATCTTTTAACAATGAATCTAGATATAAAAATGCTCTTTTTATGCAATCGCCAATAGGTAAAAATTTATATAAAAATAGGCTAAAAATTGAACAATTATTTTCTATACTTAAAGGACTCTATAATCTAGAAAACCCTAGACTTTACGGACAAAAACGCTATGAACGCCATGTTAAGTGGGTTCTTTTATCATATCTTATAGACGAATTTAATAAGGTTAATAGCAAAATAAATTCTAGAAAATATCCTTGGAATCTATAG
- a CDS encoding nitroreductase family protein: MEFYDVVKKRKSIKKFEQETIERDKLLKIIDMAMRAPSWKNMSPYKFIIVESENIKQDIANAIENRTSAAAESIINSPMTIVAVADPDVSGDVDGKEMYLIDTAIAMEHLVLGATDVGYGTCWIAAFDENKVKETLKIPENLRVVALTPLGIPTSSAEKESHNPKKDINDYLYLDRWDRHYMDSNVKVLINH, from the coding sequence ATGGAATTTTATGATGTAGTGAAAAAAAGAAAAAGTATAAAAAAATTTGAACAAGAAACAATTGAAAGAGATAAATTATTGAAAATAATAGATATGGCAATGAGAGCTCCATCTTGGAAGAACATGTCACCATATAAATTTATAATTGTAGAAAGTGAAAACATTAAACAAGATATTGCTAATGCTATAGAAAATAGAACTAGTGCAGCAGCTGAATCAATTATAAATTCACCTATGACTATAGTTGCAGTAGCAGATCCAGATGTTTCAGGAGATGTTGATGGAAAAGAAATGTATCTTATTGATACTGCAATAGCGATGGAACATTTAGTTTTAGGCGCTACAGATGTAGGTTATGGTACTTGTTGGATAGCAGCTTTTGATGAAAACAAAGTTAAAGAAACTTTAAAAATACCAGAAAATTTAAGAGTTGTTGCATTAACTCCATTAGGAATCCCGACATCATCAGCAGAAAAAGAGTCACACAATCCTAAGAAAGATATAAATGATTATTTATACTTAGATAGATGGGATAGACATTATATGGATTCAAATGTTAAAGTTTTAATAAATCATTAG
- a CDS encoding glycosyltransferase family 4 protein, with product MKYCVLYPNTKNVNLVKEMGMIPYKLYKNFGYDSKIVCYNLDEYTYLNEEVKGLKIDFLDKKYNNYSLDGLRYLKKQAKNIDVLQIFHVTLYSLLYAFTYKRLNPKGKIYLKLDCSHKLVDKILSLNSIKYKLLNKYLDKVDLISVEQKILINKLKEILPNQSCKMINIPNGVDYKYLEEKNIHYDFSKKENIVLSVTRVGAEEKNTQMLLEAFTKIKNIEELGWKLVIVGPIEEKFNKYIENYFNNNPKMRNLVEFKGSISDRKELFNEYKRAKIFSLTSEFESFGIAFIEAAALGDVIVSTDVGIARELISDRNGCLVKVGDTKSLTEKLQECMLSENLKEYSELTYNICKKNFDWDNIIKNLNENISKFC from the coding sequence ATGAAATACTGTGTATTATATCCCAATACTAAAAATGTTAATTTAGTTAAAGAAATGGGAATGATTCCATATAAACTTTATAAAAACTTTGGATACGATTCTAAAATAGTTTGTTATAATTTAGATGAATATACATATTTAAATGAAGAAGTAAAAGGATTAAAAATAGATTTTTTAGATAAAAAATATAATAATTATAGTTTAGATGGTTTAAGATATTTGAAAAAACAAGCTAAAAATATAGATGTGCTTCAGATATTTCATGTAACTTTATATTCTCTTTTATATGCATTTACATATAAAAGATTAAATCCTAAAGGTAAGATATATCTAAAATTAGATTGTAGTCATAAACTAGTTGATAAAATATTATCTTTAAATAGTATAAAATATAAGTTATTAAATAAGTATTTAGATAAAGTAGATTTAATAAGCGTAGAGCAAAAAATACTTATTAATAAATTAAAGGAAATATTACCAAATCAAAGCTGTAAGATGATAAATATTCCAAATGGCGTTGATTATAAGTATTTAGAAGAAAAAAATATTCATTATGATTTCAGTAAAAAAGAAAATATAGTTTTAAGTGTTACTAGAGTTGGAGCTGAGGAAAAAAATACGCAAATGTTATTAGAGGCATTTACAAAAATTAAAAATATAGAAGAGCTCGGATGGAAACTAGTAATAGTTGGTCCTATAGAAGAAAAATTTAATAAGTATATAGAAAATTATTTTAATAATAATCCTAAGATGAGAAATTTAGTAGAATTTAAAGGTTCTATAAGTGACAGAAAAGAACTATTTAATGAATATAAAAGAGCAAAAATTTTCTCGCTTACTTCAGAATTTGAAAGTTTTGGAATAGCATTTATAGAAGCAGCAGCATTGGGTGATGTTATTGTTTCAACAGATGTAGGAATAGCAAGGGAACTTATAAGTGATAGAAATGGTTGCCTTGTAAAAGTTGGAGATACAAAATCTCTTACGGAAAAATTACAAGAATGCATGTTAAGTGAAAATCTGAAAGAGTATTCAGAACTTACATATAATATTTGTAAAAAAAATTTTGATTGGGATAATATAATAAAAAATCTTAATGAAAATATAAGTAAGTTTTGTTAG
- a CDS encoding flippase: MSKINKIAKNLLSVGLSSLVAQLLTFLMIAYYARILSIEGFGRINLAQSIITYFTMITLFGFQTLGTREISKNENNKEELLGNIIITRLIVALICFLVVMGIAFATNKGVVFRNILIVYGLTLFPLAFNIDWFYSGIQQMQHNAMYNVLKSGVPFLLICILFRSEKNIIFIPIFTLFGFLFAAIYHIIVLKKKTLLKISLKINKKQIAKYVKLSIPFLVSGLLSMINCNVDSLIIGFTRSEYELGIYSSAYKIIFFLTNLIAVIFTPFFPLLISYYHEKNINNLEKVVKNLCKIVILIGVPVLLGGIILSKEIIVLLFGQKYVEAYIPFVILLIYILILFMRENYGYSLNAWNKENEYLKSVVISALTNLILNLIFIPMYGIIAAAMTTLVSEILNFFIMRKYSIKIVKTNYITNFIKVIIPVVLMGSVVWGLKYLHINVVINIVLAIVVYFIAIIITRYVTIDQLKSFVKK; this comes from the coding sequence GTGTCTAAAATCAATAAGATAGCTAAAAATTTATTATCAGTAGGTTTATCTAGTTTAGTAGCACAATTGCTTACATTTTTAATGATAGCGTACTATGCTAGAATCTTAAGTATTGAGGGATTTGGAAGAATCAATCTTGCTCAGTCTATAATTACATATTTTACAATGATAACTTTATTCGGATTTCAAACATTAGGTACAAGAGAGATTTCTAAAAATGAAAATAATAAAGAAGAATTGTTAGGTAATATAATTATAACAAGACTTATAGTAGCTTTAATATGTTTTTTAGTGGTAATGGGTATTGCTTTTGCTACGAATAAAGGAGTTGTATTTAGAAACATACTTATTGTTTATGGATTAACATTATTTCCTTTAGCGTTTAATATAGATTGGTTTTATTCTGGTATACAGCAAATGCAACATAATGCTATGTATAATGTTTTAAAAAGTGGAGTACCATTTTTATTAATTTGTATTTTATTCAGAAGTGAAAAAAATATAATATTTATACCAATCTTTACTTTGTTTGGATTTTTATTTGCAGCCATCTATCATATAATAGTTCTAAAGAAAAAAACTTTGCTTAAAATATCATTAAAAATAAATAAGAAACAAATTGCAAAGTATGTTAAATTGAGTATTCCCTTTTTAGTATCTGGATTACTTTCAATGATAAACTGTAATGTAGACTCTCTAATAATAGGTTTTACTAGAAGTGAATATGAACTTGGAATATATTCATCAGCATATAAAATTATATTTTTCTTAACAAATTTAATAGCAGTTATTTTTACTCCATTTTTTCCGCTATTAATAAGTTATTATCATGAAAAAAATATAAACAATTTAGAAAAAGTTGTTAAAAATTTATGTAAAATAGTTATTTTAATAGGAGTACCTGTGTTACTAGGAGGAATTATTTTATCAAAAGAAATAATTGTTTTGTTATTTGGACAAAAATATGTGGAAGCTTATATACCTTTTGTAATATTATTGATATATATATTAATATTATTTATGAGAGAAAACTATGGTTATAGTTTAAATGCTTGGAATAAAGAAAATGAGTATTTGAAAAGTGTAGTTATATCTGCTTTAACAAATTTAATTTTAAATTTAATCTTTATTCCTATGTATGGAATTATTGCTGCTGCTATGACAACACTTGTATCGGAAATATTAAACTTCTTTATTATGAGAAAATATTCTATAAAAATAGTAAAAACAAATTATATTACAAATTTTATTAAAGTAATAATTCCAGTAGTTTTAATGGGCAGTGTTGTTTGGGGACTAAAATATTTGCATATTAATGTTGTAATAAATATTGTTTTAGCAATTGTGGTATATTTTATAGCCATTATAATTACTAGATATGTTACCATAGATCAATTAAAGAGTTTTGTAAAAAAATAG
- a CDS encoding WecB/TagA/CpsF family glycosyltransferase: MFTDILNYKVFNKDKKQLIKYIKKFDKVNIISGNPEVLYMGIKDKFLNNIYTSSNSVIIPDGVGTVLASKFLKNPVEEKIAGIEVMDEIIKKCEKENKGIYLVGAKQEVLDNCILNLKNKYPNLKIEGSHNGYFDLENCSDIVDDIKDKNPYALFVAMGCPRQEIFIQNNFEKLPCNIFMGVGGSFDVFSGKVNRAPKWMINFGLEWLYRVIKEPFRIKRLAVIPKFLAYVILHKNKKSTN, encoded by the coding sequence ATGTTTACTGATATTTTAAACTATAAGGTATTTAATAAGGATAAGAAACAGCTAATAAAATATATAAAAAAATTTGATAAGGTAAATATAATATCAGGAAATCCTGAAGTGTTATACATGGGAATCAAGGATAAGTTTCTAAATAATATTTATACAAGCTCAAATTCAGTTATAATTCCAGATGGGGTTGGTACAGTACTAGCCTCTAAGTTTTTAAAAAATCCTGTAGAAGAAAAGATAGCAGGAATAGAGGTTATGGATGAAATAATTAAAAAGTGTGAAAAAGAAAACAAAGGGATTTATTTAGTAGGTGCAAAACAAGAAGTACTAGATAATTGTATTTTAAATCTTAAAAATAAATATCCAAACTTGAAGATAGAAGGAAGTCATAATGGATATTTTGATTTAGAAAACTGCTCAGATATAGTGGACGATATAAAAGATAAAAATCCATATGCATTATTTGTTGCTATGGGATGTCCAAGACAGGAAATATTTATACAAAATAACTTTGAAAAACTTCCTTGTAATATATTTATGGGAGTAGGAGGAAGTTTTGATGTGTTTTCTGGAAAAGTAAATAGAGCTCCTAAATGGATGATAAATTTCGGACTAGAATGGCTTTATAGAGTTATAAAAGAACCATTTAGAATTAAAAGGTTAGCGGTTATACCTAAATTCTTAGCATATGTGATTTTACATAAGAATAAGAAATCTACTAATTAG
- a CDS encoding sugar transferase has protein sequence MDAKSIKIDLEKDIKKKSFEFCMKRLMDIILSLIGIVILIPIYLIVYIAIKVDSKGPAIFKQVRAGKDNVPFKIYKFRTMVVNAEKKRSLEIETQDIENFVFQSKSDNRITKVGAFLRKTSLDELPQLFNVLMGNMSLVGPRPEIPDVVKFYPPEYAQRLLVLPGITGLAQISGRGEIELGKTVYFDLTYIKNFSVGYDIKILFKTVLSVFKKEGAF, from the coding sequence ATGGATGCAAAATCTATCAAAATTGATTTAGAAAAGGATATTAAGAAAAAAAGTTTTGAATTTTGTATGAAAAGATTAATGGATATTATATTATCTCTTATTGGAATAGTTATACTTATACCAATATATTTAATAGTATATATTGCTATCAAAGTAGATTCTAAAGGACCTGCTATTTTTAAACAAGTTAGAGCTGGAAAAGATAATGTACCTTTTAAAATATACAAATTTAGAACTATGGTAGTAAATGCAGAGAAAAAAAGATCTCTTGAAATTGAAACTCAGGATATTGAAAATTTTGTTTTCCAAAGTAAAAGTGATAATAGAATAACTAAGGTTGGAGCATTTCTTAGAAAAACAAGTTTAGATGAATTACCTCAATTATTTAATGTCCTTATGGGAAATATGAGTTTAGTAGGGCCTAGACCTGAAATACCTGATGTAGTTAAATTTTATCCTCCAGAGTATGCACAAAGATTGTTAGTTCTTCCTGGAATTACAGGACTTGCTCAAATAAGTGGTAGAGGAGAAATAGAGCTTGGGAAAACAGTATATTTTGACTTAACTTATATTAAGAATTTTTCTGTAGGATATGATATAAAAATTTTATTTAAGACAGTGCTAAGTGTATTCAAAAAAGAAGGAGCTTTTTAG
- a CDS encoding O-antigen ligase family protein, which yields MIKKLDNFVRNFDFLTFALCVYVIFMPLIPDELIVDGTKVKGDQILVVFFMIYSIRILRYKDTLMTCVNGIKKFYRDSILVFMGILFLSMIFSVKYARDSHLALTETFRFITYIAMYFVIKYEIKNKKALTKVINSYIFSCLLVSVFGIVQYFTKIGLDQKFIYNNNYSVGLRITSTIGNSNSLGAFLIVAIFPLIMISICERSKVKKLFYILTTLTVIATIILTFSRNTWIGFVLGVVLLIVMYNWRLIFLLLATGGAGLLVPSVRKRFFDFKELIHDPRVKLWKMGGKMIKDHPILGVGNGNYYTLFGEYGRKYPELWYNKHINFPSHNSYLKVESELGIVGIVSFVMLLISTTIKIKQFSNRVSDKFYKYFYSGFFISVIVFLIMNISDNLFFVPKVCMYFWILVAIAQSIVHNKLDQ from the coding sequence ATGATCAAGAAGTTAGATAACTTTGTACGTAATTTTGATTTTTTAACCTTTGCTTTATGTGTATACGTTATATTTATGCCATTAATTCCAGATGAACTTATTGTAGATGGAACAAAAGTTAAAGGAGATCAAATATTAGTAGTATTTTTTATGATTTATTCAATTAGAATACTAAGATATAAGGATACTTTAATGACTTGTGTAAATGGTATAAAAAAATTCTATAGGGATTCTATATTAGTATTTATGGGAATCTTATTTTTATCTATGATATTTTCAGTGAAGTATGCAAGAGACTCACATTTAGCACTTACTGAAACTTTTAGATTTATAACTTATATTGCTATGTACTTTGTTATAAAATACGAGATTAAGAATAAAAAAGCTCTAACAAAAGTTATAAATAGTTATATATTTTCATGCCTTTTAGTAAGTGTTTTTGGAATAGTACAATACTTTACTAAAATAGGATTAGATCAAAAATTTATATATAATAATAATTATTCTGTTGGTCTTAGAATAACATCAACTATTGGAAATTCAAATAGTTTAGGAGCATTTTTAATAGTAGCTATATTTCCCTTAATAATGATTTCTATTTGTGAAAGATCTAAAGTAAAAAAATTATTTTATATTTTAACTACATTGACAGTAATAGCTACAATAATATTAACTTTTTCTCGTAATACTTGGATTGGATTTGTTTTAGGGGTAGTTCTTTTGATAGTTATGTATAATTGGAGATTAATATTTTTACTATTAGCTACAGGTGGAGCTGGACTTTTAGTACCGTCTGTACGAAAAAGATTTTTTGATTTTAAAGAACTTATTCATGATCCACGTGTTAAGCTATGGAAAATGGGAGGTAAAATGATAAAAGATCATCCTATATTGGGTGTAGGTAATGGAAACTATTATACCTTATTTGGTGAATATGGAAGGAAATATCCAGAACTATGGTATAATAAGCATATAAATTTTCCTTCTCATAATTCATATTTAAAGGTTGAAAGTGAACTGGGGATAGTTGGTATAGTATCTTTTGTTATGCTTCTTATATCTACTACAATTAAGATAAAACAATTTTCTAATAGAGTTTCAGATAAATTTTACAAATATTTTTATAGTGGATTTTTTATTTCAGTTATAGTATTTTTAATAATGAATATATCAGATAATTTATTTTTTGTACCAAAGGTATGCATGTATTTTTGGATTTTAGTTGCTATAGCTCAGTCAATTGTTCACAATAAATTGGATCAATAA
- a CDS encoding glycosyltransferase family 2 protein produces MKKLNTVSIVIPCRNEENYIGECLDSFINQTYPSELYEVLVCDGFSDDKTRKIVKEYSKKYSNIKLLDNEGRSAPKGMNVGIRYSKKDIIIIFGAHAYADKDFIKNNVKALENPEVGCSGGPIKTISENETGKAIACAMSSPFGVGNALFRFAQKEMFVDTVAFGAYRREVLDSIGYFDEELVRNQDDELNYRVVKAGHKILLSPKIKSVYYSRGSLAKLWKQYYQYGFWKVRVMQKHGKTASIRHLVPMAFVLTNLLGIILGLFFKPILCLWGIEIIMYLLCDFISSFKVSKGNLGLMKYMPLIFPILHISYGLGFIGGLFGFYVFKSDKMIHKNTKMSR; encoded by the coding sequence ATGAAAAAACTAAATACAGTTTCTATAGTAATTCCTTGTAGAAATGAAGAAAATTATATAGGGGAATGTTTAGATTCATTTATAAATCAAACTTATCCCAGTGAATTATATGAAGTTCTTGTTTGCGATGGATTTTCTGATGATAAAACAAGGAAAATAGTAAAAGAATATAGTAAAAAATATAGTAATATAAAGCTTCTTGATAATGAAGGACGTTCTGCCCCTAAGGGTATGAATGTAGGCATAAGATATAGCAAAAAAGATATTATTATTATATTTGGAGCGCATGCTTATGCAGATAAGGATTTTATAAAGAATAATGTTAAGGCATTAGAAAATCCAGAAGTGGGTTGTTCTGGTGGTCCAATAAAGACAATAAGTGAAAATGAAACAGGAAAAGCTATTGCGTGTGCAATGAGTTCACCTTTTGGAGTAGGAAATGCATTATTCAGATTTGCTCAGAAAGAGATGTTTGTCGATACAGTAGCTTTTGGGGCATACAGAAGAGAAGTGTTGGATTCAATAGGATATTTTGATGAAGAGTTAGTTAGAAATCAAGATGATGAATTGAATTATAGAGTAGTAAAAGCAGGACATAAAATACTTTTATCACCTAAAATAAAATCAGTATATTATAGTAGAGGTTCACTTGCAAAACTTTGGAAGCAATATTACCAATATGGATTTTGGAAGGTAAGAGTAATGCAAAAACACGGTAAAACAGCATCTATACGTCATTTAGTGCCTATGGCATTTGTATTAACAAATTTATTAGGTATTATTTTAGGATTATTTTTTAAACCAATACTATGTTTATGGGGAATAGAGATTATAATGTATTTACTATGCGACTTTATAAGTTCGTTTAAAGTATCAAAGGGTAATTTAGGTCTTATGAAGTATATGCCATTAATATTCCCCATATTACATATTAGCTATGGACTAGGTTTTATCGGGGGACTTTTTGGATTCTATGTATTTAAATCTGATAAAATGATACATAAGAATACTAAGATGTCGAGATAA